Genomic DNA from Vibrio sp. SNU_ST1:
CCTCAACATAGGCTTCATCCTGTTATAGCACTTAGTTTCCTTGTTTAGTCGAATCGACCTAATACGATTTAACATTCTAGAAAGACAACCGATTGTTTAAGTTTGACATTTTCAATTGCGAATTATTTTTCTCTGTCGCTGATTTTCGCATCTTTTTGACGGCATTACGTCCTCCATAGGTTTTATGGTTCATATAACGATAACTGTCGTGTAGCAGCAGCGACACCGACTTTGTCAGCTAACTTAAGCGCTTCGACTTTGAATTCATAAGCATGTTTGATTCGTGTTTTCTTGTTGTCATTGTACTCACTTAACTCAGTGCCCCAAACTGCTGGTCCGGACATTGTATTCTCAAATAAAAGCACCGACGTAATTGTCGGCGCTTAACTTTAAGTATGAATAGGTTAGAGGTAGTCAGCTACTTCGCCATAGTACTCAAGAACTCGGCTTCGAACTCTTCATCGGCTACTCGGGTTAGGCATTCCACCAGCCAATCGATGCTTTGATGGTCGAGCTTACTGTTCACTACGAACGCTTGCTTCACACCAAATTGATCCAGCTTGGCAGACCCGTAGTTCTTGAATGACTTATTACCGTGGTAATGGAGTGATTTAATCGCTTCTGTATTGGGTTCAGGCAAGGCATCGAGGGTGTTGGCAAGCTGGATCACCAACTCCATCGGGTTCTTAGATGATGAGATGCGATACAGAAAACCTCCCTCCACTCTTTGGCGAACCCAATAATCAAAGCCACTGCAATCCATCACTTTGTCGCTGACCAATGCGGCTTCACTGCGGTAGCCACACGGCTCTACGACAACAGGTGTGTGTTTGAATTCTGGTTGGCCTGATGCCGCATCGGTATGAGGTAAGATTAAGTCGCACGGTTTGCTGTCTTTAGCGGTCGGTGCATTCCAGTGAATTGGCATGAAGACTTGTTCGCGGCGCATCTCTTTGGTCACTACTAAGCGGGCTTTGCACTCCCCTTGTGCACTGCGCACTTTCACTACAGGATTAATAGTGGCGTGGTTGAAAGCATCTAAGCCAAATTCATCTAAGCCGAACTTTTCTAAACCAAGTGCAGCGACCGTATCTGGGTGCATGGCAACAAAAGGTTCGGGAGTATGTTCACCTAAGCCAGCAGCCAAGCCAGTTCGGCTCATGGTGTGCCATTGATCTCGGATTCGCCCTGTGTTCATGATGAGCGGAAATTCGATACTGGTATCGGCAATCGGCTTATCGTGTTCAACCGCAATAAACTGCGCCTTGCCAGATTCAGTAAAGAACTCGCCATTGGTGAACATGCGCTGTTCAATGATCTCTGGTTGATACTCAAGTACTGGCCACTGCTGTGGAGTCAGCTCGCCATAGCCTTTTTCGTCCAGTTTAGTTAATCCAATTAAGCACAAATCACGCGCTTTGCCCGTTTCATTACCGAGCGCTGTCATCTCGCTATACTCTTTGAAGATCTCGCCTTCGTGGCGGAAGTCAAACTGCTCTTTGAATCCCATTTTTTGCGCGACTTCTTTTAATATCCACCAATCAGGTTTAGCTTCTCCTGGGCTTGGTAATATGCGGCGCTGACGTGAGATTCGACGCTCAGAGTTAGTCACGGTGCCGGACTTTTCACTCCACCCCTGCGCAGGCAACACCACATCAGCCAAACGTGTGGTTTCCGTATCGGCAATGCAGTCCGACACCACCACAAACGGGCACTTTTCTAGTGCGGTTTTGATTTTCTCGCTATCAGGCAAACTCACGACTGGGTTGGTTGCCATGATCCACACAGCTTTTATCTTGCCCTCATTCATGGCATCAAACAGGTCGATCGCTTTCAACCCTGCATGTGTGGCTAAGCTGTCGGTCTGCCAAAATTCGCTCACGGTTTGGTGTGATTGTGGATCACCAAATTCAAAGTGTGCCGCTAAGGTATTGGCTAAGCCGCCTACTTCACGCCCACCCATCGCGTTCGGTTGGCCTGTGACAGAGAATGGTCCCATGCCCGGCTTACCGATTTTGCCAGTCGCTAAGTGGCAGTTAATAATGGCGTTTACCTTGTCGCACCCTTGTGTGGATTGGTTTACACCTTGGGAATAAATAGTCAGTACCTTCTCGTTAGATGCAAACCACTGGTAGAACTGTTCGAGTTGCTGCTCAGTAAGCCCGGTCAGTTTAGGAACGCTTTTGTCGCCGTTATTTGATTCGGTATAGTCTGATTCGGTATAACGGTAATCTGTGGCGGTTCGTATCGCTTCAGTAAAACCTTGGGTGTGTTTTTCAATGTAATCAGAGTCGATTTTGTCGTTGTCATCTAAGTAGGCTAATAAACCATTGAACAGCGCCACGTCTGAGCCTGACTCCAATGCCAAGTGTATGTCAGCAATTTCACAGGTGTCGGTGTAACGCGGGTCTATGACGATCACTTTCATTTCTGGGTTGGCTTGCTTGGCAGCACGTAAGCGCTGGAAAAGAACCGGGTGACACCAAGCGAGGTTTGAGCCAGTGATGACGACCACTTCTGCTTGCTCGAGGTCTTCATAGCAAACTGGTACTGTGTCTGCACCAAATGCACGCTTATGCCCAACCACAGTTGAAGCCATACAAAGGCGAGAATTACTGTCGATATTGCCGCTACCGATGAAGCCTTTCATCAGTTTATTGGCAACATAATAGTCTTCAGTAAGCAGCTGACCAGAAACATAAAACGCGACCGAATCGGCTCCAAATTCTTCGATCGTTTGATTGAATTTGTCTGCGACTAACTGAGTTGCACTGTTCCAATCCAGCTCTTGTTTTTGGTCATTCTGAATATGAGCTGGTTGTGTAAGACGACCTAAAGGCGTGACGGTGTCGCCAAGCGCAATCCCTTTAGTACATAGCTTTCCGTAATTTGACGGGTGGTCTTTATCACCACGTACTTCTAGTTTTCCTAGCGATGTCGGTCTCGCTTCTATTCCGCACCCCACACCGCAATAAGCACAGGTCGATTTTATCCAGCCGCTGTTTGAATCGGTCATCCGTTTCTCGCTCAATTATCCATAATTGTAATAACTTGAACCAAGCAAATAACACGCCACTTAACACCAATTGTCTAACTTGGAAAATTAACCATACAAAACAATAACTTAATAAATAGAGAAATATCAACAATGAATCCAGAAGAACTTAATCAAGATGGAAACTTAATTTTTGCACCACCTTGTAGAAAGTTGCACCACAAATGCTCATTTATGCCAATCTAACAAAAAATCAACACACCACTTTAGGGGTAATTGCGTGCCACCATGGAATTTTAAGAGCTTGAATTTTATATGTTAATTTTTATTTAAATGAACAAATCACAATCTGGCACCCTCCTTGCTCCACTAAAAACCAAGACTTAGAAAAAACATTTTTGTTTTTCTTGATGATTATGAATTGAGTGGAATCTCAACCCGGCATTCACTGCTAACGACTAGAAATTAGATGCTAGTAATGATGAAGCCGAGAATAAGGAATGGATTATGAGCAAGAAGAAAATCGTCGTTGTTGGTAACGGCATGGTTGGACACAAATTTATCGACAACATCCTGCAATCAGAGAGTGATGAGTTTGATGTGATTACTTTTAGCGAAGAGCCAAGGCTAGCGTACGACCGTGTTCAGTTAACCGCTTACTTTAATGGTAAAACCGCTGATGACTTGTCATTAACCAGTGAAGAGTATTACCAAAGCAACGGCGTGAACTACTTGTTGAACCAGAAGGTAGCCAAGCTAGACACAGCTAATCAACAAGTCATCACTGAGAGCGGTCATGTTGAAAGTTACGACAAGCTAATCTTGGCGACGGGCTCTTTCCCTTTTGTTCCTCCTATTCCCGGTAACGACCAAGAACACTGTCACGTTTATCGTACTATCGAAGACTTAGACGCCATCGAGCTTTCAAGCAAGGGCAGCAAATCTGGCGTAGTCATTGGTGGTGGTCTGCTTGGCTTAGAAGCCGCAAACGCAGTCAAAAACCTTGGCTTAGAAACCCATGTGGTTGAATTCGCACCTCGCCTAATGGCCGTTCAATTAGATGACGGTGGCGGTGCCCTACTAAGACGAAAAATTGAAGACCTTGGTGTGCAAGTTCATACCGAGAAAGCCACATCTGAAATAGTGGCAGGTGAAACCTCTCGCTACCGCATGAACTTCGCGGATGGCACCCATTTAGAAACCGATATGATCGTATTCTCTGCAGGTATTCGCCCTCAAGATGAGCTAGCAAGAAGCTCTGATATCGAGATTGGCGAACGTGGCGGTATTGTCATCAACAATCACTGTCAGACCAACATCGATAACGTCTACGCCATTGGTGAATGTGCTCTTTGGGACAACAAGCTCTTCGGCTTAGTGGCACCCGGTTATTCCATGGCAAAAATCGCGGCTTCGCATATTGTCTCTGACGGCACTGACGAGTCTGAATTCACTGGCGCAGACATGAGCACCAAGCTCAAACTGCTTGGTGTCGATGTGGCCAGTATTGGTGAAGTACACGGCAAGACGGAAGGCGCTCAATCGTATACCTATAACGATGAAATCGAACAAGTTTATAAGCGCCTGATCATCTCAGCTGACGGTACAAAGATTGTCGGTGCAGTATTGGTTGGTGATGCAGAAGCCTATGGCTCGCTACTGCAAATCAAGCAAAACGATATGCCACTACCAGAGAACCCATCGGTACTGATTTTACCTAACTTGGCGGATGATTCAGGTTCGGCAATGGGTGTCGAAGCTCTGCCAGACAGTGCTGTGATCTGTTCATGTTTTGATGTGACCAAAGGCGACATTAAAGACGCGGTATCTGCTGGCTGCACCACCATGGCAGCACTGAAAGAAACCACCAATGCCTCAACCGGTTGTGGCGGTTGTTCTGCTCTTGCTAAACAGGTTCTGGATAGTGAGCTAAGTAACCTAGGTGTTGAAGTCTCTAACGATATTTGTGAGCACTTTGCTTATTCTCGCCAAGAACTCACTGACATCATCCGCGTCAACAAAATTAAGACCTTTGATGAGCTGTTAGATTCTCACGGCAACGGTCTAGGTTGTACCGTATGTAAACCAGCGGTCGGTTCAATTTTGGCTTCTTACTGGAATGATTACATCCTCGAAGATCAACACATTGAACTGCAAGACACCAACGACATCTACCTCGGCAACATGCAAAAAGATGGCACCTATTCTGTAGTACCGCGTATTGCTGGCGGTGAAATCACACCAGATAAGTTAATCGTGCTTGGCGAAGTCGCTAAAGAGTTCGACCTGTATACCAAAATCACAGGCGGTCAACGTGTCGACTTGTTTGGCGCACAACTAAACGAACTGCCAATCATCTGGAAAAAGCTGATCGATGCAGGTTTTGAAACTGGCCACGCCTACGGTAAATCGGTTCGTACCGTGAAATCGTGTGTCGGTAGCACTTGGTGCCGATACGGTGTCGACGACAGTGTTGGCTTAGCGATTCGACTTGAGAACCGCTACAAAGGCTTACGCTCGCCACACAAGATCAAGTTTGCGGTTTCTGGCTGTACTCGTGAATGTGCAGAAGCGCAATCGAAAGACATTGGTGTTATCGCAACCGACAAAGGTTGGAACCTCTACATCTGTGGTAACGGCGGTATGCGCCCTCGCCATGCAGACCTATTCGCCACTGATTTGGACGAAACCACACTGCTTCAATACATCGACCGCGTTTTGATGTTCTACACACGCACCGCAGACCGCCTACAACGTACATCGGTATGGATGGAGAACCTTGAAGGCGGCATTGAATACCTCAAGCAAGTCGTGATTGAAGACAAGCTAAATGTTGCTGAAGAACTCGAAGCGGACATCGCACTCAACATCGAGAAATACCAGTGTGAATGGAAAACCACCATTGAAAACCCTGAAAAGATGAAGCGCTTCCAGCACTACATCAACAGTGAAGAAATGGACACTAGCCTGTCATTCATCAAAGAGCGAGAGCAACGTTTTCCTAAGCCAAGTTTGAGTGATTCTTCGAATGCAAAACGCGATGAAAAGCTGACTAAAGCAGACCAAATCGAAGTCACGGAAGTTTCATAAGCCTCATTGACGAGTGAGTGAATCCGTAACAACTAAACCCAATATAGATAGTCGGCAGTGGCGCAGCCCAAGAAAACAGCTGCCGGCTATCACCCTAATTAAATTAATGATTAGTTTTATATTTAGATCAGGAGAAAGTCATGGAAAATTGGACAACCGTATGCAGCACACGCGACCTAACTCCAAACGGGGGGATCTGCGCAAAAGTAGACGACAACCAAGTGGCTATTTTTTACTGCAAACGCAGCGACACGCTTTATGGGCTCTCTAATTTCGACCCTATCGGCAAGGCGAATGTGATGTCACGTGGTATTATTGGCTCACTAAGCGGAGAGCCTTACGTGGCCTCGCCCTTATACAAGCAGCATTACCACTTAGAGACTGGCGAATGTCTAGAGCAACCCGAGCTCAAGCTCGTGAAATTTGAAGTTCGCAAGCTAGGAGAACAAGTTCAAGTTCTCGCGCCGCTTGCTATTGCCAGTTAACTAAACCGCCGACACCATCATGCAAACGCTTATCGGCGTGAGCAATTTCGGCATAGGTTTTAGCCACATTAATGCGTTCGAGTTTCAGAAGTAACGCAGATGCTAAAACCGGGTAATTTTCCAGATTTAAAGGATTTAAACCATGGATAACACTAAGTTTTCGCTGCTTTCATTTACGGGTAAGATGAAAACCTTACACCTAAGTTGGATGGCCTTTTTCATAACCTTTGTTGTGTGGTTCAACTTTGCCCCACTACTGCAAATGGTAAAAACATCACTTGGTCTTTCTACTGAGGAGATCAAAACACTCCTGATTCTCAACGTTGCATTAACCATTCCGGCGCGTGTCGCAATTGGTATGTTGACCGACAGGTATGGCCCAAGATTAGTCTACTCTTCACTACTCGCTGTCTGTTCAATCCCTTGTTTTATGTTTGCTATGGCAGACTCTTTCATTCAAGCGGCGATTGCACGTTTCCTATTAGGTTTCATCGGTGCAGGTTTCGTTGTCGGTATTCGTCTTGTGTCTGAGTGGTTCCCACACAATGAACTGGGTACGGCAGAAGGTATTTACGGCGGCTGGGGTAACTTCGGTTCTGCAGCAGCGGCGTTTACACTTCCAACTCTAGCCCTAGCGTTTGGTGGTGAAGACGGCTGGCGTTATGCGGTCGGTATTACGGGTGTAATGAGCCTATTGTTCTCAGTGGTGTTCTACAAAAACGTATCCGACACACCAAAAGGTTCTACCTACTTCAAGCCTGCTCAAGTAACAGCAATGGAAGTGACATCAAAGGGTGACTTTTTCTTCCTACTTATTATGAAGATCCCAATGTACGCGGCACTGGCTCTGCTGGCTTGGAAACTGTCTCCATCAGGTATTGGCATGTTGTCTGACATGGCGATTTACGCTGTATATGCAAGTTTAGCTGCGCTGTATGTATACGAAGTTTCGCAAGTTTGGAAAGTAAACAAGAACGTATTTAAAGAAGAAGTGCCTGAAATTCACCAATATAAATTCAAGCAAGTCGCAGTGTTAAACGTGTTGTATTTCGCAACCTTTGGCTCAGAACTCGCCGTCGTTTCTATGTTACCGCTATTCTTTTCGGAGACGTTTGAATTAACGCCCGTTCTTGCGGGTATGGTCGCTTCGGCTTATGCCTTCATGAACCTGATGTCTCGCCCAGGTGGCGGTTGGATTTCTGACAAGTTTGGTCGAAAACCAACGCTACTGATTCTAACGGCAGGTTTAGCTGTGGGTTACTTCGCAATGGGTCAGGTAGAGAGCACATGGCCAGTATGGTTAGCGGTTGTTGCGGCAATGGCATGTTCATTCTTCGTACAAGCGGGGGAAGGTGCGGTGTTTGCAACAGTGCCACTGATTAAACGTCGTATGACAGGCCAAATCGCAGGTATGACTGGCGCTTACGGTAACGTTGGTGCGGTGGTTTACCTTACCGTATTGTCATTCGTGAGCTATCAAACATTCTTCTTAGTGATTGCTGCGACAGCGGTTCTTGGCTTTGTGACTCTGTTCTTTATGGAAGAACCAAACGGGCAAATCGCTGAAGTAAACGACGATGGCAGTGTCACGCTGATCAATGTTTCGAGTTAGTCCCAGCACTAATATGAAACACTGAATTATTGAATCGGGAGTGGTACTAAGGTGTGTTTCACCACTTTGGTACTGCGTTCAAAGGCTCTAGGTTCACTAGGGCTTTTGTTCTTCCTAGGATGTTCTCTCAAGGACGTGAGAGAAAACCAATTAAGAAGAAGAGCACTTATGACAATTTCATTCAACCAAGGGCAAGTCGTCACGCCAGAATCTAATAACCAGTTAACGCTCAAGTTTGGTGGTTATTCGAATAAAGGCATCCGTGATGAAAACCAAGACGCCATCATTGTAAAACACCCTAAAACTCGCGCGGAGCAAGAGTTGAAAGGCAGTGTTGCCTGCATAGCAGACGGCGCAAGTTGCAGTGAACACGGCCAGAAAGCCAGCCACACCAGCGTGATGCAGTTTATCGACGACTATTACGCAACGCCACAAAGTTGGAGCATTCAGCGCTCGGCTCAGAAAGTCTTAAAGTCACTCAACTCTTGGCTCTTCAATACCTCTGTTTCTAATATTCATTCCGCACAACAAGTTAACCACAACGCCCTAGTTTCGACTTTCAGCAGCGTGATATTAAAATCAAACACCGCGCATTTATTCCATGTGGGTGACAGCCGTATCTACTTATTAAGAAATGGTGAATTGCGCCAACTGACCCGCGACCATACTCGCAAGAATATGGGGCAGAAGCATTACCTAACACGCGCCTTAGGCATGGACAACCAACTCAACGTTGACTATCAGACACTTCCCATCAAGAAAAACGACTGCTTTATACTGACATCTGATGGCGTACACGAGTTTGTCTCTCCCAACACGTTCAAGGAACATATCGACAAACCCGGCGTTGATTTCGAACACGCTGCACAAACGATCTGTAATACCGCTTTAAGTCACAACAGTTCAGACAACGTAAGCTGCTTGATTGTGCAAGTTAACCACCTACCTAAGCCTTCGCTCATTGAATTCCATGAAAAACTGGCTAAACGTGCCATCCCACCCGCTTTAAAACTCGGGCAAAGTATCGACAACTTTATGGTACTTGATGTGTTGTATGCAGGCACTAGAAGCCATGTGTATCGTGTGATGCAGAAAGAGACACAAACCGAGTTCGTGTTGAAAGTCCCTTCTGTTCAATATCACGATAGTCCTTCGCAACTCCGAGCGTTCTTTAATGAACAATGGGCGGGGCTCTTGCTACACAACAAGAAAATCATGAAGGTTTACCCAACGCCAGAGCACTCGCAATTCTTATATCAAATCTGCGAATGGGTCGAAGGCATCACGCTAAGACAATGGATGTACGATAATCCAAAACCGTCACTAAACGAAGTGCGCGAAATCTTAGAAAAGATCACGCAAGGTATTCGAGTATTACAACGCGCTGACATGGTGCACCGAGACTTAAAGCCCGAGAACATCATGATTCAACGTGATGGTGAGATTAAAATCATCGACCTTGGTGCGGTGCTAGTGAGAGGCCTTGAAGAGGGAGAGCTCACCGACAAGGACGACACACCATTAGGCGCGGTCAATTATATTGCTCCAGAAACCATCAAGCACAATACGGCGACCACAAGTTCAGATTTGTTCTCTATCGCAGTGATCGGCTATGAGATGCTCACGGGTACATTGCCCTACTCTGAGATGACCGCACAATCGCTTAATCAATCTCGTCACCATCGATGGGAATATCAACCGATCACACAAAAGCGGTCTGACTTACCAAGTTGGGTGGATTTGGTGTTACAAAAAGCCTGTGCGGAATCGCCAAGCGAACGTCATCAAGTGTTGGGGGATTTTGTCGCTGACCTTTACACACCGAACCAAAGCTTGGTAAAAAGCAAAGCCAAGCAACCTTTGATAAACCGAAACCCAATCCAGTTTTGGAAAGTGTTGGCCTTGTTGCTCGGCATTGTTGCCATTGTAGAGTTTGGCTTATTGCTTAATTCTAACTAGACCTAAAGTTCTAGCTAACCGCGTTTAGCCTCGTTTTACTAAGCTTCTTGGCACTAACTCAATGCCAGCTTGATAACGTTTAGCTGATGCGTTCAAAGCAAGTGCAAAGGCACTATCGGCAATGACTTCGAATTGCTGTGGTAGCGAGTGGACTTTAAAGGGTAAGAAATCCAATAAGCGGTTATCACCAAAGGTTGCCAGTTTTACTTGCTTGATCAGTTCAGGCTTTTCGACCATTACATCCAGCACACCTTCTAACAAGGTGTAAGACATAGTGACGATCGCATCGGGCACCGTGCCTTTGGCAATCCAACCCTCAAAAATCTCACGTCCTGATTCTCTGTCAAAGTGCTCACCATAACCCACAACCATCGGCTTGTTTTCTGTTAGTCCTATTTGTTGAGTATGTGCTTTGTTTGCTGCTTCAAAACCCAAGTGACGTTCACGTGAAATGTTCAGATCTGGTAGTGCGCCGATTAAGCCAACACTATGAATGCTGTCATCAAGAATCGAGTGAGTCAGTTCAAATGCGGCTTCAAAATCTTCACTGAGTACGCAAGCAAAGTGCTCATCATCTAACGGACGGTCAATTGCGATCACTGGCGTTCCTGAGTTTTGCAGCTTTAAGTAGAACTCGTTGGCGTCTGGCATTGAGCTCGCAACCAGCAAGGCATCAATACGACGACTTACCAAAGCTTCAGCCACTTTTCGTTCGGTTTCAGCATCATCATCAGAACAACCAATCAATATCTGGTAGCCCACTTTGCGTGAATTCTGCTCTATCAATTTTGCCAAACGCGCGTAACTGCTGTTTTCCAGATCCGGAATAATCAAACCAAATGAACGGCTATTACCAGCGCGCAACGACGAAGCGGCGTGGTCTGGACGGTAATTATACTCTTCTACAACCGCCATGACTTTCTGTTGAGTCTTTTCACTGATTCTGTATTTCTGCGCCTTGCCGTTGATGACATAACTGGCCGTGGTTTTCGATACTCCAGCCAATTTAGCAATTTCATCAAGTGTCATATGGGTGACCTGTATTTTGTGCGTAGGATCATATAACCAATGATCTGATCCTCGGATTAGTTGAATTATATGCTGAATCGATTCAGTATAAAAGCTGAAAGGATTCAGCAAAATCTGAAAAGTGACTTCAATCATCCTTTTGAATGGATTGAGCGTCATTTGTTGTGATTCAACTTCTCGTTATTAACGAAACTGAAATTACGACACGCAGCAAAACTATTTTGAAAACCAAAATCGGCTTTGCTGAATTTTTTTACACTGAATGCTGAACCGATTCAGCAAGCATAAGGCAAAGAGTTAAGCTCCATGAATCTTGCTCTAGACTGAATCGTAGCGATACACAAATTCTCAAGCGATACGCTAAAGAGGCACCATGCTTAAATTATCAAAATCTGACATCACTCTTGGTCAAAAGGCCGATGACAAATTCAAAGCAATCCAACACATTGCTGGCGACCTTACCGCGAAAGGCTTAGTTGACTCTGGCTACGTTGAAGGAATGCTGAACCGTGAAAACCAGAACTCTACGTTCCTAGGTAACGGCATCGCGATTCCTCACGGAACGACTGACACTCGCAACCTAGTAAAAAAGACAGGCGTAGCGGTACACCACTTCCCTGAAGGTATTGATTGGGCAGACGGCAACCGTGTTTACGTAGCAATTGGTATTGCAGCTAAATCTGACGAGCACTTAGGCATTCTTAAGCAGCTAACGAAAGTGCTAGCGGCTGACGGTGTTGAAGAGAAATTAAAGCAAGCGAAATCAGAAGACGAAGTCATCGCCCTACTTAACGGCGAAGTTCAGCTAGAAGCAGACCTAGATGCTTCTTTGGTTCAGCTACTGTTCCCTGCAAGCGACATGGTTCAAATGTCGGCAGTTGCAGGCGGCCTACTTAAGAACACAGGTTGCACAGACAACGCATTCGTTGCCGACCTAGTAACAAAAACACCAACTCACCTAGGCCAAGGCCTGTGGTTGTTGGGCAGCGATAAAGGCGTAACTCGCACTGGCGTATCGTTTGTTTCAACAGCAAACCATTGTGAGTATGAAGGCACACCAGTGAAAGCATTGGTCGCATTCGCAGCTTGCAACAGCGCGCACCAATCTATTCTGGCAAACCTAAGCAAGATGGTTTTCGAAGGTAAACAGCAACAACTGTTAACTGCTGACGTTGCACAAGTGATTGGCCTTCTAAAAGGTGAAGCGGTTTCTACAGCTTCTCAAGACGATGACAACTGCGCAGTATTCAAAATCAAAAAC
This window encodes:
- a CDS encoding molybdopterin oxidoreductase family protein, with amino-acid sequence MSEKRMTDSNSGWIKSTCAYCGVGCGIEARPTSLGKLEVRGDKDHPSNYGKLCTKGIALGDTVTPLGRLTQPAHIQNDQKQELDWNSATQLVADKFNQTIEEFGADSVAFYVSGQLLTEDYYVANKLMKGFIGSGNIDSNSRLCMASTVVGHKRAFGADTVPVCYEDLEQAEVVVITGSNLAWCHPVLFQRLRAAKQANPEMKVIVIDPRYTDTCEIADIHLALESGSDVALFNGLLAYLDDNDKIDSDYIEKHTQGFTEAIRTATDYRYTESDYTESNNGDKSVPKLTGLTEQQLEQFYQWFASNEKVLTIYSQGVNQSTQGCDKVNAIINCHLATGKIGKPGMGPFSVTGQPNAMGGREVGGLANTLAAHFEFGDPQSHQTVSEFWQTDSLATHAGLKAIDLFDAMNEGKIKAVWIMATNPVVSLPDSEKIKTALEKCPFVVVSDCIADTETTRLADVVLPAQGWSEKSGTVTNSERRISRQRRILPSPGEAKPDWWILKEVAQKMGFKEQFDFRHEGEIFKEYSEMTALGNETGKARDLCLIGLTKLDEKGYGELTPQQWPVLEYQPEIIEQRMFTNGEFFTESGKAQFIAVEHDKPIADTSIEFPLIMNTGRIRDQWHTMSRTGLAAGLGEHTPEPFVAMHPDTVAALGLEKFGLDEFGLDAFNHATINPVVKVRSAQGECKARLVVTKEMRREQVFMPIHWNAPTAKDSKPCDLILPHTDAASGQPEFKHTPVVVEPCGYRSEAALVSDKVMDCSGFDYWVRQRVEGGFLYRISSSKNPMELVIQLANTLDALPEPNTEAIKSLHYHGNKSFKNYGSAKLDQFGVKQAFVVNSKLDHQSIDWLVECLTRVADEEFEAEFLSTMAK
- the nirB gene encoding nitrite reductase large subunit NirB; this translates as MSKKKIVVVGNGMVGHKFIDNILQSESDEFDVITFSEEPRLAYDRVQLTAYFNGKTADDLSLTSEEYYQSNGVNYLLNQKVAKLDTANQQVITESGHVESYDKLILATGSFPFVPPIPGNDQEHCHVYRTIEDLDAIELSSKGSKSGVVIGGGLLGLEAANAVKNLGLETHVVEFAPRLMAVQLDDGGGALLRRKIEDLGVQVHTEKATSEIVAGETSRYRMNFADGTHLETDMIVFSAGIRPQDELARSSDIEIGERGGIVINNHCQTNIDNVYAIGECALWDNKLFGLVAPGYSMAKIAASHIVSDGTDESEFTGADMSTKLKLLGVDVASIGEVHGKTEGAQSYTYNDEIEQVYKRLIISADGTKIVGAVLVGDAEAYGSLLQIKQNDMPLPENPSVLILPNLADDSGSAMGVEALPDSAVICSCFDVTKGDIKDAVSAGCTTMAALKETTNASTGCGGCSALAKQVLDSELSNLGVEVSNDICEHFAYSRQELTDIIRVNKIKTFDELLDSHGNGLGCTVCKPAVGSILASYWNDYILEDQHIELQDTNDIYLGNMQKDGTYSVVPRIAGGEITPDKLIVLGEVAKEFDLYTKITGGQRVDLFGAQLNELPIIWKKLIDAGFETGHAYGKSVRTVKSCVGSTWCRYGVDDSVGLAIRLENRYKGLRSPHKIKFAVSGCTRECAEAQSKDIGVIATDKGWNLYICGNGGMRPRHADLFATDLDETTLLQYIDRVLMFYTRTADRLQRTSVWMENLEGGIEYLKQVVIEDKLNVAEELEADIALNIEKYQCEWKTTIENPEKMKRFQHYINSEEMDTSLSFIKEREQRFPKPSLSDSSNAKRDEKLTKADQIEVTEVS
- the nirD gene encoding nitrite reductase small subunit NirD, whose amino-acid sequence is MENWTTVCSTRDLTPNGGICAKVDDNQVAIFYCKRSDTLYGLSNFDPIGKANVMSRGIIGSLSGEPYVASPLYKQHYHLETGECLEQPELKLVKFEVRKLGEQVQVLAPLAIAS
- a CDS encoding NarK family nitrate/nitrite MFS transporter, whose amino-acid sequence is MDNTKFSLLSFTGKMKTLHLSWMAFFITFVVWFNFAPLLQMVKTSLGLSTEEIKTLLILNVALTIPARVAIGMLTDRYGPRLVYSSLLAVCSIPCFMFAMADSFIQAAIARFLLGFIGAGFVVGIRLVSEWFPHNELGTAEGIYGGWGNFGSAAAAFTLPTLALAFGGEDGWRYAVGITGVMSLLFSVVFYKNVSDTPKGSTYFKPAQVTAMEVTSKGDFFFLLIMKIPMYAALALLAWKLSPSGIGMLSDMAIYAVYASLAALYVYEVSQVWKVNKNVFKEEVPEIHQYKFKQVAVLNVLYFATFGSELAVVSMLPLFFSETFELTPVLAGMVASAYAFMNLMSRPGGGWISDKFGRKPTLLILTAGLAVGYFAMGQVESTWPVWLAVVAAMACSFFVQAGEGAVFATVPLIKRRMTGQIAGMTGAYGNVGAVVYLTVLSFVSYQTFFLVIAATAVLGFVTLFFMEEPNGQIAEVNDDGSVTLINVSS
- a CDS encoding bifunctional protein-serine/threonine kinase/phosphatase; the protein is MTISFNQGQVVTPESNNQLTLKFGGYSNKGIRDENQDAIIVKHPKTRAEQELKGSVACIADGASCSEHGQKASHTSVMQFIDDYYATPQSWSIQRSAQKVLKSLNSWLFNTSVSNIHSAQQVNHNALVSTFSSVILKSNTAHLFHVGDSRIYLLRNGELRQLTRDHTRKNMGQKHYLTRALGMDNQLNVDYQTLPIKKNDCFILTSDGVHEFVSPNTFKEHIDKPGVDFEHAAQTICNTALSHNSSDNVSCLIVQVNHLPKPSLIEFHEKLAKRAIPPALKLGQSIDNFMVLDVLYAGTRSHVYRVMQKETQTEFVLKVPSVQYHDSPSQLRAFFNEQWAGLLLHNKKIMKVYPTPEHSQFLYQICEWVEGITLRQWMYDNPKPSLNEVREILEKITQGIRVLQRADMVHRDLKPENIMIQRDGEIKIIDLGAVLVRGLEEGELTDKDDTPLGAVNYIAPETIKHNTATTSSDLFSIAVIGYEMLTGTLPYSEMTAQSLNQSRHHRWEYQPITQKRSDLPSWVDLVLQKACAESPSERHQVLGDFVADLYTPNQSLVKSKAKQPLINRNPIQFWKVLALLLGIVAIVEFGLLLNSN